The Marivirga salinae DNA window TCAGGAAATTTCCCTCTTAAAATTCTTAAAACATTATACTGAGGCGAAGTTAATTTATGCTTTTTGAAAATTTTGTGTTGAACTGAGCCAATCCAATTAGCAGTATAGATAACATTCAAAATAGCTTTTTGTCTTTCAGTTTCAAATTTTGACTGCTTAATTTCTTCTTCTAATTTCATTTTATTTGTATTTTATATCAGGTTGTATTAACTAAAATTTACTTTCATGTGTATTGTCACTACATTAAACACGAAAGTATGCTTTTTGTTTCCGTGTTTAAACATTTAATCGACCAACCATTGAATATTTTTGATAAACGCACTAAAATTAATTTATGGAGTGGATTTATTAGCTAATAAATTAGCTAATAAACGATAGGCACCAGGAACACCAGCTGGTAATTCTCTGAAAAAACTTAAACCTGTATAAACAAATTTTCCTTTGCCGTAATCAGCTATTAATAATGCTCCCCTTTTAGTGCTTTCGCCAGGATCATTACCAGCTAAAATTGGTACATAATTACTATTCCAATTATCAGGAAAATAGAGTCCTCTTTCTTGTACCCATCCTTCAAAATCTTTAGAAGTAATTTCATTTGGGTAATTCAAAGATAAATGATCAGGGTTTATAAATTCCAAAGAAGCTTCTTCAACAGTTATTCTGTCTCTAGACAAGTTTAAAGGATAAGGCCAAAAATCTGTATCAGGCAAGCTATAGGTAGTATTATACTGAACCATATAAACACCACCTGAATTCATATATTCATTCATCTTTCCATAGTGTATTTGCAACGAAGCATTAACATTATAAGCTCTTATTCCTGCTATTATGGCATCATATTTTTTCAGTTCATCTACACTAATATTTTCAATATCAATAAAATCAACTTGATATCCCATCGCTAACAAAGCTTCATCTACTGCATCTCCTGCTCCTTCTATATAACCAATTTTTTCTCCTTTAATTTTCACATCCGCTAAAACTAACTGTTGTTGGGCATTTCTTATAATAATTTGATTTGGGATATGATCATATTGTATTTCTTGAACACTTTTATCAATTGATTTTCCATCAATTTTCACAAATGCGTTGAGATCGAATTTCCCTTCCTTATCTCCTGATTTAATTTTAATTTTAAAATCTTTGGTTGAGTTTCTCACTAAATTTTCAAAAGTCAAATCATTTTGTGGTGTTTCTGCAGTCCAAGCAGACGGCAACTTTAATTCCAATACCCCTGAAACATTATCTTTCAAGGCCTTAATTTTAATAGAAATTTCCTTTTCCTGATTTTTAGTAGTGAAAATTGAAACCTCTTCGGCAAATTCAATTGAAAGCGGTGGTATTATATAGAAAGGCTGAATAATCTCTCCATTAATTCTATCAGAGGATTTATACTTTAATGGAGTTTGAAATGATAAATTATTGCCATTAATATTTAATGTAACCTCTGCCTTAATAGCTGCTTGATTTTCTGCTTTGCCTATTAATTTTTGATTATCCACTTTATAAAGTCCGTTGGCTGATGGATCATTTAACCAATATGGATTAGAATACGGGAAATCATTGGGGATATTGACTGAAAAGCTTTCTAATTTTACTTGATTATTATCTAAATCTCCTGACACAGATAACTCTTCATTAGTAGGCAATATCTTTGTTGAAATAAGCTGAATATCAGCATTAGATCGGTTTACTAATTCCAAGTCGATGCTTATTTCATCTCCAGGAGAAGCGTATGGATTATCATGGTAAAGTAAATGATAAAAGCCTGAGCATTTAAGAATTAATTGTTCGATTGCTTTAAGTTTATCTTTTTTAATTGCAGAATCATCCAATTTTTCAATAAGATTCTTAACTACAAAAAGCTGATCAATTGAGGCTTCTGGATTGCTTAATTTAAAATTTCTGATTAATTGCTCTATTGCTTTTTGTATGGCTTTTCCATTTTTGAAATTGTTCCAAGAATGATCTACTCCAGCAAATAAATCCTTTTCATTTTCAGGTCCCTCCCAATATTCAAAATATTCAATCTCATCTCCTCTACTTCCAGCGGTACCAAAAGCTTGTGATTTATGTCTACTCCTACTTAAAGCTGCCATTTCCGTATAAGAAATTCCCAATAATGGAGAGAAACCACCAGCGTTTTCAGTAATATATTGCGACTTATCAAAATCTTCATTTCTTCTAAAAAACCATGAAGATGTATTCCAATAAATTTTCTTAGGTTGCCAGGTGTTGGTCAATTCTAATTGCTCCGGAAATGCATTTTTATCTCCCGACATATTAAAAGCCTCATGGGCTAAAATTGCAGAAGCAGTATGATGTCCATGCGTAATTCCAGGAGTTTTATTGAATCTTGTTACAATAATATCAGGTTGAAAATTTCGTATGGTCCAAACCACATCCGAAAGCACTTCATCTTTGCCCCATTTATTAAAAGTTTCATCAGGGTTTTTAGAATAACCAAAGTCGTTAGCGCGAGTGAAAAATTGCTTCCCTCCATCTATTTCTCTCGCTGCCAATAATTCCTGGGTTCTTATTAGCCCCAGTCCTTCCCTTAATTCAGGACCAATTACGTTTTGGCCTCCATCTCCTCTAGTTAAAGAAAGATAAGCGGCATCAAATTTTTTGCCATTTTCAACATATGCTATAAATCGAGTGTTTTCATCATCTGGATGCGCAGCCAAATATAAAACACGAGTCGTATTTTTTAATTTTTGCATTTGATGCAAAATTTTAGAAGCTGGGACAGGCTCCTTTACTTGAGCATTTGAGAATGAAACAAAAGAAATGGTTATTAAAATCGATAATATATATCTCATTATGGTAAAATTTTAGGTCGATTTAAGTAAAATTCTATCCCTGAACAAACGATTATCGTTCAGCGGCTTTTTTCTGATTTAAATGCAGCAATAGCAATTGAAAGCAAGGGAAATAACCAAACCAAATCATTCATTAATAAATGGAACATAAATTTTTTGGTAAACTGGGACTCCATGATTAATGAATAGACTGCAATGCCTCCTATTAGTTTTGCGATAAAAGATAGTAAAATAAACCATCTAAACTTAAGTGGTTTTAAAAAACCCATAAAAAGAAAAACAGCCACTACGAGAATCCCAATTGCTTGGTAAAAAACCCATTCATTCTCACTCTGAGCACCTTCTGTCATCCATTTTATGTAACTGTTTGGGCTCCAAAAAAGAAAAACCGACCAGGCAACATTATATACTGAGGCAATTAATAAAACACCTCGCATCCAAGCTTGTATCATACTTTATAGTTAAAATATCAAAAATAATATTTGTAGATAGGATTTCCTATTTTATTCTATCTAATGGTATTGTAAAATATTGCAATCATCTTTGCAGGATAATTATAAAGGCTAAACTTATAGTTAACTAAAGAGTTAAAAAAGTATGTTAAAGATTAATCTAATTAAAGTAATAAGAATTTCATTTCCTTCCCTACTCTTCATTTTAATAGTTTCCTTATCTTCCTGCAAGGTGTCGAAAACTAAAGACATAGCTTACATGAAGGAGGGATTTAATGAGAATTTACCAGAAAAGCATCTCAATATTTTTTCACCTAAAAAGTCAGAAACACTTAAACCAGTTTTCATTTTTATTCATGGAGGCAGCTGGGATTCAGGTAAAAAAGAACTCTATAGTTTTTTCGGTAAAAGATTAGCCCGTAAAGAGATGGTAGCAGTCATTATTGATTATCCTTTAAGTCCTGAATATATTATTTCAGATATGACTACTGCAACTGCTCAATCTGTTAAATGGGTGAAGGAAAATATCGATAATTATGGAGGTGACCCAAATCAAATATATGTATCTGGACATTCCGCTGGAGGCCATTTAGCAGCTCTTCTTAGCACTAAAGATGAATACTTTGAAGCTTTAGACATCAAAAATCCTATCAAAGGGGCGATTTTGATAGATGCAGCTGGCCTAGATATGTACACTTTTTTGAAAAAGAAAAATTACCCTGCAGGTACTTCTTATTTGAAAACATTCACTAACGATTCTGTAATTTGGAAAGAACACTCTCCTATCTATTATATTGATGAGAATGATCCACCTTTACTCATAATGATGGGTGGAAATACTTTGCCAGGAATACTTTCTAGCACTAAGAGATTTTTAGAAGAGTATAAAGAAATCGTGCCTGATCCTAATTATCATCTCCAAGAGGGTAAAAAGCATGCTCCAATGATTCTTCAGTTTTTTAATAGTAATAATAAAACATATGATTGGATTGAAGCTTTTATAAAGAATAACAATAATTAAAATTCCGAAATATTAAACTCGCACGCTTTTCTATAGTTATAATCTATAATAGATTTGTTTTTAATTTAATTAGAGCCTATTAGACAATTACACGAGAATAATTGGTAACTATTTGAAAATCAGATCCAAACGACTAATACTTGTGTGATTTAATTTTAGAACCCATATAATTGATAAATAAAATCAATGGAAGATATTAATATTTTATTAGCTAGTGCATCCTCTTACTGCCAAAAAGGTGATTTTAAGCAAGGAATACACCTATATTCTCAATACATCACACAGAATAATCAAAATCCGGTTGCATTTTACCAGCGTGGCAAAGCATATTTCAAAATTAAAGACTATCAGGCTGCACAGTCTGATCTAAGTAAAGCCATTAAATTGAATCCTGATAGTGCTGAGCTTTTTGCTGAAAGAGGCCTGATTTATTATATGGCGAAACAGCAAGATAAGGCCATGTCTGATTTTAATACTGCTGTGGAAATGGAACCTCAAAATCCTTTTAGATATGCTAGTAGAGCTTTCATCAAAGATCATTTAAACGATCTTGAAGGTGCCAAAAAGGATTATCAAAAAGCATTGGAATTAGATCCTGAAGATGCCATTTCGCACAATAATTTAGGATTGGTTTTGGGTAAAATGGGCAATCATAAAAAAGCAGAGCAGCATTATAAGGATGCTGAAAAGATTGATCCTAAGAACTTTGGAATGAAAAAGTCGGAAGAGCAAAAAGCTGACGTTGCTCCTCAGCCCAAACCAGAGCCAACTCCTTTGCCTGATATTAAACCTGGAAAACCAGAACGTCCTTCTTTTGGGAGTACTTTTAAATCGCTTTTAACATCATCTGAAGAAAGAAAGGAATTCTGGCAATTTGTAAAGGAAAAGGTGTTGAAGTGATTAGGTTCGTAAGTTTTTAAGTTATCAAGTGCGCATGTTAGCATAAAAAAGTTGAATGAAGGTGTGGGTTGGTGGATGTAGATACCTTGCTAGCACTTAGGCCAGTACCGCAGGTCAGACCTAAGGTAGTAAGCCATAAGAGCCTTGTTTTTAATCCAAAGTCAACACCACTTTACCCATAGTTTTTCCAGATTGAAAAAGTTTTAATGCTTCATGCATCTCTTCAAATTTGAAACGATGTCCAATGAATGGTGCTTCCATATTGAGTTCTTCCAATTCTTTTAAAATTTGCTTCATCAACTCTTTACGATCATAAAGCCAAATTAAATTGAATCCTAAAATTCCTTTATTTGTTTCAATCATTTTTTGCGGGTCAATTTTAGGTCGCGTTAAATATAGCCATGCCAATCGAGGCCAATTTGGAGAATTCTTAGTATCTCCATATCGTGCAGAGCCATAATTTATTACTCTCCCTTGAGGAGCGAGCATTTCATATCCAATCTTGAATATCTGGCCTCCTATGCATTCCATGATTAAATTTAATTCTCTACCAGCTAAGGCTTGTTCTAAATCATGTTTAAAATGTTTAGATCGAACAATATATTTCTGATAGCCTTCTTTTTGGAGTAAATCAATCTTAGCAGCAGAGCCAATTGTTCCAATCGTATAAGCACCCATTTTCTGCGCCATTCTGTTGGCTAAAAGTCCAACTCCACCAGCAGCAGAATGAATTAAAACTGTTTCTCCTTTTTTAAGATTCCCTAAATGAAACAAACCATAATAAGCTGTTAAAGCTTGTACTAAAAAAGAAGCGCCTTCCTCAAAAGACCAAGTCTCCGGGATTTTATTTACATATGCAGCATCAATATTGATATGAGAGGTATAAGCTCCAAAACGGGTAACACCCATCACTCGGTCGCCAATTTCTAAATCTTCAACTTTTTCTCCTTTCGCTGTTATTTCTCCCGAATATTCCAGACCAGGTATAAAACTACCTTCTGGAGTAGCGCTGTATAATCCTAAAATGGCAAATACATCAGCAAAATTTAGTCCTACAGCTTTTACTTTCACTTGCACTTCATGAGCTTGTGGATCTGCTAATTTTTCTTCAACCAATTTCAATCGGCTAATAGATCCTGCTTTATGTGTTTGATATGATTTTCTGATGAGCATGCTTAGGGTTGTTTTAAGGATATCAAAACATCAAATGTAAGAGATTTAATTTGTATAAATTTTGAAAGCTTTACAGAATGTGGAGTGATAGGTGAAGGATGATGGGGTAAAATGTTAGAAGTTTGAAGCTCGAAGCAGGAAAAATTAGAATCTTGAATCTTTACTCTTTATCAATCAAATTCCCTTCTCATCCTAATAGTCTTTCCAAAATCGATTTCTTGTAATCCCAGGCATTCTGTATCTCTGCAAAACTCCAATTGAGATGAAATTCGATATATCAAACCTACATTTGCTGCATAAACTTCAATTCTTTGATCATAATTTGAAATAGAATCTTGATTGTCTTCTTGAATTACTTGTAAGGTATTTTGAAAAGTAGAATCAGCTAAATCATAGGATTGAAAAGCTTTTAAGATTGTATATTCATCTTCTTCAAATTCCTCTGGGACACCATTCCAGCTTTTATCTTCAGCTATTGGAAAGCTTAATTTCACTTCGTCACTATTTCCCAATTGCAGCTTAGCTAAATTAGATGTTCGAGTTTTAATAATAGTAGAAACTATTTCCTTATCACCATTTTGATTAATCCTATAGCGATAGCCTTCTAATTTGGCACCTCCATCAATTGCTATGGAATCATTCCACTCATCCTGAAGAAAATAACGGCTGGTATCTATGGTACCATCATTATTATAATTGATTTCTTCCACAGAATATTTATCAACATCTTGAAATTCAATAGGGAAAAATTGTAGCCCCAAAAATTCTTCATTTGGAGCTACAGTTGAGTTTTCACAAGCTGTAAAAAAAACTATGAGACTAAATAGAAGTAGATAAAGCCTCATTCTTTAATTTTTGTTGATTGAAAGATGAATGTATCCAGCCACCGCCAACTACATCGTCACCTTCATAGAATACTGCCGCTTGCCCTGGCGCAATAGCAGGAATACCATTTCCGAAAAATACTTTCATGGTGTCTCCTACTTGTTCTATTACAGCCGGAGCTCCATCATCATTATATCGAACTTTAGTTACGGTATCTAATCGATCATCTAAAGATGTATATTTACTCATTACCAAATTCTTGACATACATTCCGTCTCTGGATAACTCATCAAAAGTCCCTAAAACTACTCTGTTTTTATCTTTCTGAATTTCAGTTACATATACTGGATATCCTAATGCTATTCCCAAGCCTTTTCTTTGTCCTACAGTGTAGAAAGGGTATCCTTCATGAGTTCCGACCACAGTGCCGTCCTCTAATACAAATTCGCCTCCTTTTACTGCATCTTCTAAACCATCGACTCTCCTTTTCAAGAATCCTCTATAATCATTATCAGGCACAAAGCAGATTTCGTAAGACTCTGATTTGTTTACCAATTCGTAGAATCCTTTATCTTCTGCCATTTTACGAATTTCAGGCTTTGTTAAATCACCTAAAGGTAAAATAGTACGGCTTAAACTTTCTTGAGAAACACCCCAAAGTGCATAAGATTGGTCTTTATTTAAATCCTTCCCTCTAGAGATGATATATCTACCGTTTTCTTCACGCACTTTTGCGTAATGACCAGTTGCAATATAATCACAGCCTAGCTTATCTGCTCTGCGTAATAATGAATCCCATTTTATGTGCGTATTGCACAGCACACATGGATTAGGAGTTCTACCTGCCAAATATTCATCCGTGAAATGATCAATTACATAATCACCAAATTCCTCGCGGATATCCAAAATATAATGTGGGAACCCCAAATTTACTGCTAAATTTCGGGCATCGTTGATAGAATCAAGGCTGCAACAGCCTGTTTCCTTTTTAGAACTGCCTGAAGAGGCATAATCCCAAGTTTTCATTGTCATTCCTATGACTTCGTAGCCTTGTTCATGTAACAAAACTGCTGCCAATGAGCTGTCTATTCCACCGCTCATAGCTACTAATACTCTTCCTTTTTTGCTCATAATTCACGTTTTCACAGGATTCACAGTCCTGCTTTGGTGATACATTTATTTCAGATTACCAACAACTTTTATTGGTATAAGGTGCAAAGATACAGAAGATTTATTCAATCCTTAAAAATTTATACACATAAAAAAAAGAGGACTACAGAAATGTACCCCTCTTTCAAAACTATATTTTATAAAATTAATTCATTGTCTCAAGTCTTAATCTATTTAAGATTTCTGAAACTGATCTTACTATTTTATTTTCTTCTAATGAAGTTACCTTTGAAAGTGCTCCATCATTAAAACCAGACCATACGGTTTCTCCACTCTCTCTATCGATGATGGAAATTATTAAAGTACCTTTACTAACATCATATTCTTCAATATCAGATTCATTTTCATCAGCAAAGTCTCCTTTGATTTCCCCATTTTTACTTAATATAGAATAAATGACTAACATATTGGATCCTGACTTTTTATGGTCGTATCCTGATGCAATTAATTCATGTCTAATTGCATCTTCAACTTCATTTTTTACTGCTAAAGTTGGAAATGTTGGTTCTGTATAGGTGATTATACTAGTCATGTAATCGCTACTAATAATCATAGATTCCTTAGTATTTGGCTCAACTTTTTTATCACTATTTAAAATACTAAATGATTCATAATTTTTATCAACTAAACCATCCATTATTTCAGTTTTTATATTTTGAGCATTTAAATTCATTATAGATTTACAATAAACAGGTAGATTACTTTTTTTGCAAATGAATTTTAAAAGAGAATTAATAAACAAATATTACAACCTATGTAAGATTATTGATTAATTAGATAAAACCATTTAGGTGATTCATATCGTTATTGCTTTATAATATAAAAAACAAAAATTTATGAGTTTACATAATACCGCATTAGCCCCCTTATTTGAAAAGAAAGATATTTTTGGACGTCAGATAAATTTAGAAGATTATAAAGACAAAAAATTGTTACTTGGGTTTTTCAGACATGCTGGTTGCCCATTTTGTAATTTAAGAGTTCATGCTTTAACTAAAGTTCATGAAAAATTAAAAGCAAAAGGTTTAGAAATGATTTTCTTTTTTGAATCTAAAGAGAGTGTATTATTAAGAAGCTCATTTCATCAGGAAGTATCTCCTATTCCACTAATTTCTGACCCTGAAAAGGAAATTTATGGAAAATATGGATTAGAAGAAAACTCCTCGAAATCTACTAAAAGTATCATCACTAACTTTGTTCAACAAGCTATTAAAGCAAAATTGAAGGGTATACCTGTACACATGATGAGAGATGGAGAGTCTATTAATACTATACCAGCTGAATTTCTAATAGATAAAGGATTCAGGTTAAAAAAATTACATTATTCAAAAAGCCTAACTGACAGGTTAGATTTAGACCTAATTGAGCAATTTGCGGACGATAGTAGTATTTTTGATGATAAGGATCAAAATGCCGCTTAATTAAAAGTTGTTTTAAAAACCTCTAAAATCAAATAAATTATTCATAATTATCATTGTAAAGATTACTCGAATTAGCATATCAAGTAATCTTTACAATGATGGTTTATAATGCTTCTACTTTATTAAAATCTCTGTCAATAATTAACTCTTCTTGATTTTGTTGAATCAATGAATGCCAACTTGATTTTCTAATTTTACTATCAAATAGTATTGACTTAAAGGCATTAAAAGCTAACCTTCTTGAAGGCATAAAATAGAGAAAAAAACCAATTCTGATATACCAAGCAAGAATTCCTGTAAAAGGCAAACCGTAAATTTCTAATATTGCTTTGTTTTTATAAAATGAGGCTGTTTGACCCAATCCAGGATATTTGAATTTTCCTGGTTTTTTATTTTTTAGGACACGAGTCAGGTTTTTTCCAATTCTTGTTCCATGTTTAATAGCCCATAGAGCATCATAATTACATGTACCACTGAAATAGGGTCTTTTAACTATAGCTGCATCTCCCCCACTCCAAATATTTCCATGTTCTGGATTTTTAAGAAAGGCATCAACTATCAACCTTTTTGAGTCATTTATTTTCATACTTGATTCCTTTGAATACACATCATTAGTCTGTCCCATCGTACAGACGACAAAATTTGTATTTAAAGAACTACCGTCCTCCATAAATACTTTACCGTCAACTATCTTCTGAACCTTTTGATTTGGATACAAATGGATTCCTAGTTTTTCAATCGTTTTTATGCTATAATTCCTTAAAACTCTCTTTTTTTGTAGTTGAGGTAAGATTTCATCAGATGAATAAACCAAATTTACCTTGAAGGAATATTTTTCTAGAATTGGAAAGTCACTTTTTAAAATATTTAAAGATTCAACTAAATTCCCACTAACCTCTACACCGGCAAAACCTGCTCCTATTACGGTAAAGCTCAACAAGCTTTCAATCTCATTTGGATCGTTAGAATTCTCTGCTTCAGTAAGATTGCGAACTAACCGTTCTCTAAGCTCTTTAATACCATTTGATTTCTTTACACTTAATCCATAAGCATTTGCACCTTCAATAGAATCAAAATTATCTAAAGAACCAGTACCCA harbors:
- a CDS encoding alpha/beta hydrolase, with the protein product MKEGFNENLPEKHLNIFSPKKSETLKPVFIFIHGGSWDSGKKELYSFFGKRLARKEMVAVIIDYPLSPEYIISDMTTATAQSVKWVKENIDNYGGDPNQIYVSGHSAGGHLAALLSTKDEYFEALDIKNPIKGAILIDAAGLDMYTFLKKKNYPAGTSYLKTFTNDSVIWKEHSPIYYIDENDPPLLIMMGGNTLPGILSSTKRFLEEYKEIVPDPNYHLQEGKKHAPMILQFFNSNNKTYDWIEAFIKNNNN
- a CDS encoding tetratricopeptide repeat protein, whose protein sequence is MEDINILLASASSYCQKGDFKQGIHLYSQYITQNNQNPVAFYQRGKAYFKIKDYQAAQSDLSKAIKLNPDSAELFAERGLIYYMAKQQDKAMSDFNTAVEMEPQNPFRYASRAFIKDHLNDLEGAKKDYQKALELDPEDAISHNNLGLVLGKMGNHKKAEQHYKDAEKIDPKNFGMKKSEEQKADVAPQPKPEPTPLPDIKPGKPERPSFGSTFKSLLTSSEERKEFWQFVKEKVLK
- a CDS encoding DUF4136 domain-containing protein encodes the protein MNLNAQNIKTEIMDGLVDKNYESFSILNSDKKVEPNTKESMIISSDYMTSIITYTEPTFPTLAVKNEVEDAIRHELIASGYDHKKSGSNMLVIYSILSKNGEIKGDFADENESDIEEYDVSKGTLIISIIDRESGETVWSGFNDGALSKVTSLEENKIVRSVSEILNRLRLETMN
- a CDS encoding NAD(P)/FAD-dependent oxidoreductase, which codes for MEKKKVIFIGCGYVSVWAYKELYGRLRKKINNKEIEVTVISISNCHDFHGFTGEFINGFLPINFKSTPQEQIFKGANYIQAKLKSIQASENAVEYINDNGDVAKLHYDQLVLGTGSLDNFDSIEGANAYGLSVKKSNGIKELRERLVRNLTEAENSNDPNEIESLLSFTVIGAGFAGVEVSGNLVESLNILKSDFPILEKYSFKVNLVYSSDEILPQLQKKRVLRNYSIKTIEKLGIHLYPNQKVQKIVDGKVFMEDGSSLNTNFVVCTMGQTNDVYSKESSMKINDSKRLIVDAFLKNPEHGNIWSGGDAAIVKRPYFSGTCNYDALWAIKHGTRIGKNLTRVLKNKKPGKFKYPGLGQTASFYKNKAILEIYGLPFTGILAWYIRIGFFLYFMPSRRLAFNAFKSILFDSKIRKSSWHSLIQQNQEELIIDRDFNKVEAL
- a CDS encoding PIG-L family deacetylase, whose translation is MRYILSILITISFVSFSNAQVKEPVPASKILHQMQKLKNTTRVLYLAAHPDDENTRFIAYVENGKKFDAAYLSLTRGDGGQNVIGPELREGLGLIRTQELLAAREIDGGKQFFTRANDFGYSKNPDETFNKWGKDEVLSDVVWTIRNFQPDIIVTRFNKTPGITHGHHTASAILAHEAFNMSGDKNAFPEQLELTNTWQPKKIYWNTSSWFFRRNEDFDKSQYITENAGGFSPLLGISYTEMAALSRSRHKSQAFGTAGSRGDEIEYFEYWEGPENEKDLFAGVDHSWNNFKNGKAIQKAIEQLIRNFKLSNPEASIDQLFVVKNLIEKLDDSAIKKDKLKAIEQLILKCSGFYHLLYHDNPYASPGDEISIDLELVNRSNADIQLISTKILPTNEELSVSGDLDNNQVKLESFSVNIPNDFPYSNPYWLNDPSANGLYKVDNQKLIGKAENQAAIKAEVTLNINGNNLSFQTPLKYKSSDRINGEIIQPFYIIPPLSIEFAEEVSIFTTKNQEKEISIKIKALKDNVSGVLELKLPSAWTAETPQNDLTFENLVRNSTKDFKIKIKSGDKEGKFDLNAFVKIDGKSIDKSVQEIQYDHIPNQIIIRNAQQQLVLADVKIKGEKIGYIEGAGDAVDEALLAMGYQVDFIDIENISVDELKKYDAIIAGIRAYNVNASLQIHYGKMNEYMNSGGVYMVQYNTTYSLPDTDFWPYPLNLSRDRITVEEASLEFINPDHLSLNYPNEITSKDFEGWVQERGLYFPDNWNSNYVPILAGNDPGESTKRGALLIADYGKGKFVYTGLSFFRELPAGVPGAYRLLANLLANKSTP
- a CDS encoding peroxiredoxin-like family protein, producing MSLHNTALAPLFEKKDIFGRQINLEDYKDKKLLLGFFRHAGCPFCNLRVHALTKVHEKLKAKGLEMIFFFESKESVLLRSSFHQEVSPIPLISDPEKEIYGKYGLEENSSKSTKSIITNFVQQAIKAKLKGIPVHMMRDGESINTIPAEFLIDKGFRLKKLHYSKSLTDRLDLDLIEQFADDSSIFDDKDQNAA
- the mnmA gene encoding tRNA 2-thiouridine(34) synthase MnmA, which translates into the protein MSKKGRVLVAMSGGIDSSLAAVLLHEQGYEVIGMTMKTWDYASSGSSKKETGCCSLDSINDARNLAVNLGFPHYILDIREEFGDYVIDHFTDEYLAGRTPNPCVLCNTHIKWDSLLRRADKLGCDYIATGHYAKVREENGRYIISRGKDLNKDQSYALWGVSQESLSRTILPLGDLTKPEIRKMAEDKGFYELVNKSESYEICFVPDNDYRGFLKRRVDGLEDAVKGGEFVLEDGTVVGTHEGYPFYTVGQRKGLGIALGYPVYVTEIQKDKNRVVLGTFDELSRDGMYVKNLVMSKYTSLDDRLDTVTKVRYNDDGAPAVIEQVGDTMKVFFGNGIPAIAPGQAAVFYEGDDVVGGGWIHSSFNQQKLKNEALSTSI
- a CDS encoding synaptic vesicle VAT-1 family membrane protein; this encodes MLIRKSYQTHKAGSISRLKLVEEKLADPQAHEVQVKVKAVGLNFADVFAILGLYSATPEGSFIPGLEYSGEITAKGEKVEDLEIGDRVMGVTRFGAYTSHINIDAAYVNKIPETWSFEEGASFLVQALTAYYGLFHLGNLKKGETVLIHSAAGGVGLLANRMAQKMGAYTIGTIGSAAKIDLLQKEGYQKYIVRSKHFKHDLEQALAGRELNLIMECIGGQIFKIGYEMLAPQGRVINYGSARYGDTKNSPNWPRLAWLYLTRPKIDPQKMIETNKGILGFNLIWLYDRKELMKQILKELEELNMEAPFIGHRFKFEEMHEALKLFQSGKTMGKVVLTLD